The Methanospirillum lacunae region CGCTCAATAGGAGTTCTGTTCCCTGGGTTATCGGGGCTTCATTCTTTGGGGCTGTTCTTGCAACAACCAGTCTCACACTTTCACTTCGCACCGTTACAGCCTGGGAGGCATCAGTCCTACTCAGTTTCGAAGCTGTCGCCACTGCACTGGTTGCCAGGGTTGTATCAGGAGAGAGGGCAGGCCCAAGGGTGTGGACTGCACTTGGATGTATCACTCTCGCCTGTATTACCCTTGTCTGGAGACCGGACCATTCACTCGGACTTTCCATAGGAGCAGCCGGCATTATCTTCACCTGCCTCTGCTGGGGTGTGGATACCAGTTGCTCACGAAAGATAGCAGGTCGTAATCCGCTTGAGATTGTGATGTATAAAGGCCTCTTTGCCGGAGTAGTCACCTTCGCAATTTCTAGAATTATCGATGAACCACTTCCACAAGCAGGTCCGGCAGTGGTAGCCGCGATCATAGGTATAACCGGGTTTGGCGGTTTGATGACATTCTGTTTCCTTAAAGGGCTCAGGGATCTGGGTCCAGCCCGAACCGGCTCTTACTTCGGAATAAACCCGGTGTTTGGTATCATCATGGGTCTGATAATATTCAGGAACATTCCAGGCTTGATCTTCATCCCTGCTGCTGGACTGATGCTCACCGGGATCGCAATCCTGTTGACTGAGCATCACAGCCATATGCACCGTCATTCTCCTGATGTTCATGATCATCGGCACAGGCATACCGACGGACATCATGATCATCCACACCCAAAAGGGACCCTTCCTATAGGACCGGATGGATATCATACTCATCTTCACTCGCACCGGGACCTCATTCATGAGCATGAACATACTCCAGACATTCATCATCAACACCAACACACACGGTAACAGATTTCCGGAGATCTTAGGTAGAATCATACTTCCTGCAGCGCAGGATTAAGAATAATCCGGTTCAACCTATCAGCATGTTTGCAAAACGGATCGATAACCTGCCCCCGTACCTCTTCGCCCGCATCGATGAGATGAAGGCAAAGAAACGCAGTGAAGGGGTGGATGTCATCGACCTCGGAGTAGGGGATCCCGACCTTCCCACTCCGTCCCATATTGTGCAGGCACTCATTGACGCTGCACAGGATCCAGACAATCATCATTACCCCTCATACCTTGGAATGCAGGCATTCCGTGAAGCAGTAGCCGGATGGTATAAACGCAGGTTCTCAGTTGATCTTGACCCATCGTCTGAGATCATCTCATTGATGGGCTCTAAAGATGGGGTCGCCCATATCCCAGAAGCACTCGTCAACCCGGGAGACTATGTCCTTGTACCAAGCCCCGGATACCCGGTGTACTCCACCGGAGCACTCTTCTCAGAGGGAAAAGTTCACGAGATGCCACTTCTTTGCGAAAACAACTTTCTCCCTGACCTGGATGCAATTCCTTCAGACATAGCAAAAAAATCCCGGCTCATGTGGATCAACTACCCAAACAACCCCACATCAGCTATTGCTCCGCCAAAATTCTTTGAAGAGGTTGTTCAGTTTGCCCGAGACAACGATATTGTGGTTGTCAGCGACAATGCCTACTCTGAAGTCTCTTTTGACGGATACAAAGCACCCTCATTTCTGGAGACCGACGGAGCATCAGAGGTTGGTATTGAGATGCACTCCCTTTCAAAGACCTACAACATGACTGGCTGGCGTATCGGAATGGCAGTCGGAAACAAGGAGATCATCAGGGGCCTTGGAGTGGTCAAGACAAACATTGACTCAGGAACTTTCAACCCGGTGCAGTATGCTGCTATTGCTGCACTTTCAGGTCCGCAGGACTGTGTCGCAGAAGCCTGCTCTATTTACCAGGAGCGCCGTGATGTTCTGGTTTCAGGGTTGCAGAAACTCGGATTTGATATCCAGGCACCAAAGGCAACATTCTATGTCTGGCTGAAAGTAGAGGACAGTATGGCAACCGCTGCAAAGATGCTCAATGAAGCAGGAATCGTCGTAACTCCGGGTATTGGATTTGGTAAATCAGGCGAGGGATATGTCAGGTTTGCAATAACCAGGTCTGTTGACCGGATTCGTGAGGCTATCGGAAGGATGGAGTCGGTATCATGGTAATGACCCTTCCACCACACCTCTCAGTCAAAGACCGACACCTGCGAATCGGCGGCTGTGATGCAGTGGAACTTGCATTTAAATACGGAACCCCCCTCTATGTCACAGATGAGGACCGGATAAGGGCTAACTTTCATGGATACAAAAAGGCCCTCTCATCACGGTACCAGAATATCAGAATTCTGTATGCTGCTAAAGCAAACGGTAACCCTTCAATCCTGAAGATCCTTGCAGAGGAAGGAGCAGGAGCAGATGTCTTCTCTTCAGGTGAACTCACCATCGCTTTGCAGGCAGGAATGAAACCTGAGTACCTCCTCTTCAACGGGAGTTCAAAGACCGAAGCTGATCACCGGCTTGCAGTCGAAAAGGGCGTCAGAGTCTCACTTGACTCTATCGACGAACTGATGCAGCTTGACCAGATAGCAGGTGAGGCAGGAAAGGTAGTTGAGGTCTCATTCAGAGTAAATCCGGCTATTGATGTTCCAACCCATCCAAAGATTGCCACAGGACTGGCCACCTCTAAGTTTGGAATTCCGGCAGCAACCATCACAGAGGCATATGCACAGGCTCTTGTATGTAAGAACGTTGTTCCGGTCGGGATACACTGCCACATCGGGTCGCAGATTCTCTCTGTGGAACCATTTGCGAAAGAAGCACAAGTTCTGATGGAAGTGGTTGCAGAGCTTCACAAAATGGGTGTAAAATTCAAGTTTGTGGATCTCGGAGGTGGCCTTGGAGTCTGCTATGAGCACTATGGCGGACCTGCTCCTGCATTTGATGCCTATGCAGACGCAATCATGCCAGAGATCATCTCAACCTTCACAAGACTGGGTATCTCACCAGAGATCTGGATAGAACCAGGCAGGTCAATGGTCTGTGACTCTACGATCCTGCTCACAAAGGTCAACTCAGTGAAACAGGCACACAAAACATTCGTGAATGTGGATGCAGGGTTCAATACCCTGATCAGACCAGCGATGTATGACTCGTATCATGAGGTGTTAGTAGCAAACCGTGCAGGAGAGGAACAGGCAGGAACCTACACCATAACCGGGCCGATATGTGAGACCGGTGATATCCTTGCCCATGATCGCAAACTCCCTGCAATTCAGGTAGGAGATCTCATTGCTCTTCTTGATGCAGGGGCCTATGGGTACTCAATGGCATCGCAGTACAACGGCCGGGGACGCTGCGCTGAGGTACTGGTAAAAGGGGATAAATCAGCCCTGATGCGAAGAGCAGAAACAGTTGATGATCTTCTGGCAGCTGTGGTAACACCACCATGGCTGTAAAGTCTTTCCTTTTTTTCTTGACTGAACCCTGCAGAATTACGAGACCGGAGAAGATCCATGGTCAGGTATCACTACGCACTTGTTGATGACCTGATCAGCAGGGAAGAGTTTGATCGCAGGATCGAGAAAAAGATCGAAGCCTGCGGTAACCTTGCCGATGAAGTAGCTGCTGCTCTTCTGGTAGTCCGGGATCTTGGTAGATCACATGTGAAAATCAAAGGACTACGAGGGAGATCCTCGCTCTTCTGTTTCTATGCAAAGATCCTTGCCTACTCAGAAGTTAAGGAATTTGATAGGGCTGATGGGAACAAAGGGCTTGTCGCACGGGTCACGGTTGCTGACGAGACAGGTCAGACAGACCTGGTCTTCTGGGATGAACAGGCTGCAGCGATTAGTGAGTCTTTTGAGGCAGGGGAGGTTGTTGAAGTCATCGGAAGGCATGGAAAGAGCCTGAAAGAGATTCAACCCCTTAACCTGAGGAAAACACATGTCGAGATAAACTGCGACATGAATCCGAAAGAACAGAGGCAGCCTGAGCGAAAGGATATTGATCTCATGTTCATCAGCCTGCAGCCTGCCAAGACCTTTACCAGGAAGGATGGTACTACCGGAGAGATGGTCAGCGGAATTGTAGGGGATGCAGGAGGGACAGCACGTCTGCTCTGTTGGGATGCAGTAATGCTCTCAGGACTTACTCCAGGCATGGCAGTACATGCAGGAGGTGTCCTAGAGAAAGAAGGGGATTTTGGGGGTAGGGAGATCGTGATTGATGAAAATACCCAGATATCTCCTGTAGTACAGATGCCTGAAATTCCATACATCCCGCTCGGAGAAGTGAAACCAGATCAGACCGTGACAGTATCAGGACACTTTGTGCAGGTACTGCCACCACGGCCCTTCACCAGGAGGGATGGAACTTCTTCGTGGGTACGGAATGTAAGGATCTCTGATGAGACAGCCACACTCCCGGTAGTACTCTGGGACGATGAAGCATCCCGGACGTTTCTCACAGGAGAAAAGGTGATCATCTACCATGTGCCTGCCCGGGTAGGGAGAACTGGTGAGACTGAACTTTCGGTGGGAAGAGGAAGTTGTCTGATCATTGTTCCTGAAGGTGGAGAGAGGATCAGTATAGATGGAACCATCATCGAGAGCCCTGAAGGTAAGGTCATTGACAATGGCGTGCAGGCGTTTTTGATCGAGGGATCATACCAGCACGGGACTGAGATCATTCTTCATGGAATCATGAGCGGAAAGAGGCTGTTTATAGAGGGTGATGAGAAAACCGGCATATCTCTGGAGATTGTACAGACAGATCTTAAACAGTTTCTTGAGAGCCTCGAATCAGCCTGAAAATACACTTTCACACAGTGATTTGCACGACCATATAATCATTACGATATTACAACCCTCAATCCACCAGAAAATATCCAATTTACTCCCTTTTTTTGGCACCGACCATTTGATCCTACTACAAGGACCAATCCATCTCATCATTTGCAAAATTCACATCCCGTATGAAAAAATTTGAGGGTGAAATGATGACCATATCAGCCGTTTTTCACCGGATTCATGATCCGCATATCCATATTGCGAAAGTATTGAAAACGCACAATTTCAGATAATTCAAAAATTAAGGGCCAATTATGGCGATTAAGAGTAGTTCTGAATTCTCTCTTTTCACTTTCGCCCTGTTTCCCTGAAGTTTAAATGGGGGTCTGAGTGATGGGTAGAGTAGGGATAGAACATTATGGCAGCAGAAGCATACCAACTTGAGGACATACCAGGCGTCGGACCAACCACTGCAGAAAAACTCCGCGAAGCAGGATACGAGAGCGTTGAAAAAATAGCACAATCAACAGCCTCTGAACTGTATGAATCTGCCGAGATCGGTGAGGCTACCGCTCGGAAGATGATCAAGTGGTGTATTGCTCAGACTTCTCCTGCTGAGCAGTCAGACAGTGAATCCACCTCAGCAGACGCCGGTGTTGAGTTAGCGCCTATGAATACCAGAAGACTGGAAATCGAGGATATACCCGGTGTAGGGCCTGCAATAGCAGAAAAACTTCGTGATGGAGGGTTCCTTACAATTGAAGGAATTGCAACAGCTACTCCATCGACACTCTCAGAGGCCGCCGAGATTGGTGAATCAACCGCCAAGAAGATGATCAAGTGGTGCAGGGAGCAGGCAGACATAGGGGGCTTCAAGACCGGCACAGAGGTCTTTGAGGCACGACTTCTCATCAAGAAACTCAGAACCCTGGTTCCTGAAGTAGACGAACTCCTGGGAGGCGGATTTGAAACCCAGGCAATCACTGAACTCTACGGTGAGTTTGGTTCAGGTAAATCACAGATTGTTCACCAGCTTGCAGTAAACGTTCAGCTCCCCGAGGAACTTGGCGGACTTAACGGATCGGTCATCTACGTTGACACCGAAAATACCTTCAGACCTGAGCGTATCGAACAGATGGTCAAGGGACTTGAGATCGAGGGAGCAGACCCACAGGAATTTCTCAAGCACATACATGTAGCCCGGGCCCAGACATCAGATCATCAGATGCTCCTGATAGAGAATACTCATGAACTTGCAGAAGAACTCAAGAGCCAGGGCAAGCCGGTAAAACTCATCATTGTAGACTCGCTCACCGGCCTTTTCCGGTCAGAGTATGCAGGCAGGGGAACCCTGGCTGAACGTCAACAGAAACTGAACAGACATATGCATGACATCTTTAAACTCTGTGATGAGTACAACGCAATCGGACTTGTCACAAACCAGGTAATGTCAAACCCGGCGGTTTTCTTCGGCGACCCCACAAAACCAATTGGAGGAAACATCGTCGGGCACACGGCAACATTCAGGATCTATCTGAGAAAAAGTAAGGGAGGAAAGCGTATCTTCAGACTGGTTGACAGCCCGAACCTGCCAGACGGTGAAGCTACATTCCTCGTGGAAGAGGGTGGCCTCAGGGCCTGTTAAGTTGTGCTACGAGCAGTTATCACTGACATAGACGGGACACTTACTGACGAGAGACGCAGGCTCAGTACGTGTGCAATAGAAACGATTAGAAAACTCCAGGATAACGGGGTTCAGGTAGTTCTCGCTAGTGGGAACACCTCCTGTATCCTCAAAGGTCTCTCCAAGCTTATCGGAACCAGTGGGACATTTATTGGTGAAAATGGCGGAGTATACAGGGTAGGATTCACCGGTGATCTGAAAATTCTCCCTAACCGCCAGATAGCGCTTGATGCCCTGGATCTCCTTACCAGGCATTTCCAAGAACAGGGGATTACTCTTGACATGTACTCTCCCCGTGAAAGGTTCGCTGATGTCGCATTTGCCCGTAATGTTCCGGTTGACGAGGTCAGAACTCTTCTTGCAGACTGGAACGTATCAGTTCTTGATACCAATTTTGCTATTCATATCCAGGAGAAGGGCTTTAGTAAAGGCTCTGCCTTCAGGCATATCGCAGGTGATCTGGACATACCGCTGTCAGATTTTCTTGCCATCGGCGACTCTGAGAATGATACCGACATGATTCAGGCTTCAGGAACAGGATGCTGTGTTGCTAATGCAGTACAGGAAGTAAAACAAGCTGCTGATTACGTATCCTCAATTCCGTACGGAGAAGGATTTGTTGAGGTTATGACCCGGTTTTTCCCTCACATTCTTGAGAGATAACGGTCAATCACAATAAAATCCTTGATATCACGAACAGATTCAAACGGAACCATCATCCGGTCCCCATCCATTTGGTATCCGGTGGTGTCGTATGTCTCGTCTG contains the following coding sequences:
- a CDS encoding DMT family transporter, which produces MISSSTRPILFVLAAAFLFGSSAPMAKLALAGIAPITLASIIYFGSGGGMAVYRLFRYLRGIAEEEPPLNRSSVPWVIGASFFGAVLATTSLTLSLRTVTAWEASVLLSFEAVATALVARVVSGERAGPRVWTALGCITLACITLVWRPDHSLGLSIGAAGIIFTCLCWGVDTSCSRKIAGRNPLEIVMYKGLFAGVVTFAISRIIDEPLPQAGPAVVAAIIGITGFGGLMTFCFLKGLRDLGPARTGSYFGINPVFGIIMGLIIFRNIPGLIFIPAAGLMLTGIAILLTEHHSHMHRHSPDVHDHRHRHTDGHHDHPHPKGTLPIGPDGYHTHLHSHRDLIHEHEHTPDIHHQHQHTR
- a CDS encoding LL-diaminopimelate aminotransferase, which translates into the protein MFAKRIDNLPPYLFARIDEMKAKKRSEGVDVIDLGVGDPDLPTPSHIVQALIDAAQDPDNHHYPSYLGMQAFREAVAGWYKRRFSVDLDPSSEIISLMGSKDGVAHIPEALVNPGDYVLVPSPGYPVYSTGALFSEGKVHEMPLLCENNFLPDLDAIPSDIAKKSRLMWINYPNNPTSAIAPPKFFEEVVQFARDNDIVVVSDNAYSEVSFDGYKAPSFLETDGASEVGIEMHSLSKTYNMTGWRIGMAVGNKEIIRGLGVVKTNIDSGTFNPVQYAAIAALSGPQDCVAEACSIYQERRDVLVSGLQKLGFDIQAPKATFYVWLKVEDSMATAAKMLNEAGIVVTPGIGFGKSGEGYVRFAITRSVDRIREAIGRMESVSW
- the lysA gene encoding diaminopimelate decarboxylase; the protein is MTLPPHLSVKDRHLRIGGCDAVELAFKYGTPLYVTDEDRIRANFHGYKKALSSRYQNIRILYAAKANGNPSILKILAEEGAGADVFSSGELTIALQAGMKPEYLLFNGSSKTEADHRLAVEKGVRVSLDSIDELMQLDQIAGEAGKVVEVSFRVNPAIDVPTHPKIATGLATSKFGIPAATITEAYAQALVCKNVVPVGIHCHIGSQILSVEPFAKEAQVLMEVVAELHKMGVKFKFVDLGGGLGVCYEHYGGPAPAFDAYADAIMPEIISTFTRLGISPEIWIEPGRSMVCDSTILLTKVNSVKQAHKTFVNVDAGFNTLIRPAMYDSYHEVLVANRAGEEQAGTYTITGPICETGDILAHDRKLPAIQVGDLIALLDAGAYGYSMASQYNGRGRCAEVLVKGDKSALMRRAETVDDLLAAVVTPPWL
- a CDS encoding OB-fold nucleic acid binding domain-containing protein; translated protein: MVRYHYALVDDLISREEFDRRIEKKIEACGNLADEVAAALLVVRDLGRSHVKIKGLRGRSSLFCFYAKILAYSEVKEFDRADGNKGLVARVTVADETGQTDLVFWDEQAAAISESFEAGEVVEVIGRHGKSLKEIQPLNLRKTHVEINCDMNPKEQRQPERKDIDLMFISLQPAKTFTRKDGTTGEMVSGIVGDAGGTARLLCWDAVMLSGLTPGMAVHAGGVLEKEGDFGGREIVIDENTQISPVVQMPEIPYIPLGEVKPDQTVTVSGHFVQVLPPRPFTRRDGTSSWVRNVRISDETATLPVVLWDDEASRTFLTGEKVIIYHVPARVGRTGETELSVGRGSCLIIVPEGGERISIDGTIIESPEGKVIDNGVQAFLIEGSYQHGTEIILHGIMSGKRLFIEGDEKTGISLEIVQTDLKQFLESLESA
- the radA gene encoding DNA repair and recombination protein RadA codes for the protein MNTRRLEIEDIPGVGPAIAEKLRDGGFLTIEGIATATPSTLSEAAEIGESTAKKMIKWCREQADIGGFKTGTEVFEARLLIKKLRTLVPEVDELLGGGFETQAITELYGEFGSGKSQIVHQLAVNVQLPEELGGLNGSVIYVDTENTFRPERIEQMVKGLEIEGADPQEFLKHIHVARAQTSDHQMLLIENTHELAEELKSQGKPVKLIIVDSLTGLFRSEYAGRGTLAERQQKLNRHMHDIFKLCDEYNAIGLVTNQVMSNPAVFFGDPTKPIGGNIVGHTATFRIYLRKSKGGKRIFRLVDSPNLPDGEATFLVEEGGLRAC
- a CDS encoding phosphoglycolate phosphatase codes for the protein MLRAVITDIDGTLTDERRRLSTCAIETIRKLQDNGVQVVLASGNTSCILKGLSKLIGTSGTFIGENGGVYRVGFTGDLKILPNRQIALDALDLLTRHFQEQGITLDMYSPRERFADVAFARNVPVDEVRTLLADWNVSVLDTNFAIHIQEKGFSKGSAFRHIAGDLDIPLSDFLAIGDSENDTDMIQASGTGCCVANAVQEVKQAADYVSSIPYGEGFVEVMTRFFPHILER